aataatttttaatttatttagttttcaaattctcaattaattattttttctaattaatttagaattttgtttagaattttgtttcttcttcttacacttttatatgatattacaaaaatttgatagtgctccttaaccaaaaaaaaatataataaccaCTCCATTGTTTCTccatcattatatattttcttataaagatttctaatatttagagacaaatctaaaaatcaaaaacgaaaaagtgtttaaaagttttaaaggtTATGTAATTATGATTGCTGATATATATAATCGGGGTTTAGGTGTATAGTATTTATAGGGTGAATATTATATCGAGGAAACAAACCTTTCCAggcaaaaaaaagataaatctgaTTTAGTAACTAATTAGGGAGTAAATCACTGTAATCTGTTTTTAAGGAATATGGTAGGGATATGATATCTTTTggtatttaaatttgtttctttaatttgattgttaacatatattataggGGAAAATAATCCGAAATCAATGGTTTAAGAACGAATATCTAGGCTGATTTTTTAGCAATTAATCGATTATTTATTAGgcatatttttttggaaatttggtTAAGGGgaaatcttgtttccaaaaatcgGAATCTTGAtactatttaaattaattaccaaattaatatttaatatttaatgtcaTGGCATGGTTGTAAATAGGTATGAATTTcagaatttatttcataaatgtctctaaaaatgtatatatagatatatatatatatatatatgttatatttgttatatatattttatatcatgttataaaattgtatctccaccttatgagatatgctacacagatcacatgccactttttgtaacgacttgcatattattttttctatatttcctgaccattgattttgttttttagatagattatttcttcaaaattctttttcatagttttcccaaaaaaaagtatgcCCCTTTgatttagatcaaaacttttaagttgttaagttaagtaattaatattttctttcttataagtaaaatttaataataaatctttatggcatatgtttcttagaaactaatgtttcacttcaattttattttcatgtttagatttttataaatacaattacataacttgttttttttttattccaccatgcattaaaaatcttacttacattctaaaatCCCTTaatccattctaaattttggaatataatcattttttggttaaaattttaataacaatattattactaaaacaaatttatagtattatttttacaattttaaaatttttattgaatttacttaattcattttttagatagttattaattttgttatttactaaaaaatatattattgtttatactattctaaaatttaattaattttagttaattcggtttttatttatttttaactgttattaattataattaataaatatgcaattaatgaatattaaaaataatattttttatgcaaaaaaaataaaagaaaattgattagGTGAGcaaaattaactttatatatatagatttttttttattgttcaaaaggaaaaaatatataaaaagaggaGAGTGGGCAGAGCAAAACCAGTTAGAGAAGCCGACGTGTTTTCAATTCGAAACAATGACGACGATCGCTGATCTTCCAAAGGAATTGGTAGAGAATATACTCTCGATGGTTCCGATAACTTCTCTAGGAGCGGTGAGATCCACATGCAAACGATGGAACGCTCTATCCAAAGAGAAGATTCTATGTAAAGCAGAACAGAAGCATCAGTTTCTAGGGTTCATGATGAAGAAGTACAAGCTTTGTTCAGTGAGGTTCGATATCGAAGGCGAAGAATTCGCGGATCCATGTATAAAGGAGTTGGATTGTAATGGGGTTCTACGTGAtcaagaagtagaagaagctcTTGAGGTATCTAATGTGTTTCAATGCGACGGGTTGGTGTTATGCGCCACAAGGGACCACAGTAAGCTCGTGGTTTGGAACCCTTACTTGGGTCAAACCAGGTGGATCCAACCCAGAAACAGCAGTACTCCTTACCACAGATTAGACAGGTATGCTATTGGATGCGACAATAACCGTAAACACAAAATCTTGAGGTCATCGTATGATTTTGAAAGGGGTGGTTCCTTTGGGTACGAAATCTATGATTTGAGCTCTAATTCATGGAGGGTTATCACCACTCCCGATTGGCACATAGATTATTTTCAGCGCGGTGCGTCTTTGAAGGGTAACACTTACTTTCTTGCCACCCAAGCAATATTGAAGCCAAgtgtaggaggaggaggagacgcaGAATTTACACCCCTGCCCCCTTCTGTACAACAGAGAGCTTTGGACAGACGTTTCCTCTGCCGCTTGACTACTATTCTGACGTGGATACTGgagctctctcttctcttgttgGAGACCAGAAACTCGCCTTCTTATTTCAGGGCCAAAATGGTACAGTGGTGGAGATTTGGGTCACAACTTCTATGATTCCCAATGCTGCTTCTGTGTCGTGGATCCCTTTCTTAAAAATTGATATGGAACCACactatggttttcttttttatgtttgcCCTGCGGGTGGcagtttcttcattgacgaggagaagaaactCGCCGTGGTTATTGATTATGACGAGTCTGAGTTGACCCGTCACGAGGACTCTGCCTACGTCATTGGAGATAATGGCTACCTTAAGAAATTTCATCTTGGAGAAGCTGTGCCTTACATACCAGGAGCTCTCAACTTCAGCGAGTTTTTGGAATGCTGCCCACTTGTCACTACTCCTTCTCTTTTTCCAAGTTTAGTTCAGATCAACCaaattgcagaagaagaagatgatgatgatgatgaagatgaagaagaagaaaaagatgaagaagaggatcaaccaacaagcaagaagaagaagactcactattgattaatcaaataattgcttattttctttcattccttttttcttcttctgcaatgTCTTGTGAACAAGACCGATCAGTTATCATcgttttgtttcaattttggttACACAGTTTTTGCTGAtcagaaattataataatttatacatcctttttcttttgactcTGCCAAACTCCATATTCATGCATGTGTTGTCAATTTATCTCTCTAATAGGAGTTGCATAGACAGACATTTGTAGATATTGGGATGGGGAGGGTTTCGGTGGTGGCGATGGTGGCTTGTCTTGTTCTGTGGCGGCGGTGTTGGTGAGAAGGAGgatgaaacagaggagaggAAGTAGAGTAAGGTGTGAGATGCCATAACACTGGAGATTGCAATTAGCTGGTTCAGTCTCTCAAGGATGATCCAAGCTTAAAATGTTGCTCACTTTCGTTGATGATCTTCCCAATGGGGTACGGTAAGATTTTAACATATCCCAATGCTTGTTCTTTAAAGGAACTTATAATGCACTTCATATTTGAGGCTATTACTTTAAGAGATAATAAAAGGGGTTCATCTTGGTGACCAAAGATCATGTCTTCAAGAAAACAACTTCATTGGGTTTAAAACAATGTTGGACATTTTGTATCATTCTGCAAGCTGATCACCAGTTTAGTAGCAATAACATCCGCTGCATTATTCTATCAAAAGCCATGGAAGAAAAATCCATGTCTTTTTACTTGTCTGAAGTTTTATCCATCAACTACATTTTGATTCCAAGTAATAATCTGAACTAACACTATCGACCTCTTTCGAGTAATGACTATCTCTAACTCAAACTTTACTAAAGCTCTAATTTAAAGAGTCGCTTTTTAATCGTATGTTTTCCCAAGTTTACcttttctaaaactaaaatccatATGGATACGTAATGAAGATTTTCTACGCAGCACAGAGGTTTGTGTGAGCAAGTATTAGTAAGACATATTATTGCAAACATGAAAAAGAAGGTTGAATTTTTAAGCGTACAATATTATTAACCAAGAAAAATCGGAAAGCTAAAAGAAAGGTTAGAAGTTTTAGGTGTACTAGGTTGATACCTGTGCTAGGCTGcatgttgttttttatttaaattatatatatatatatatatatatatattgttttattcttaatttaatattttaatatattttgttatattttgtttggaataattttaaataatttcaatggtaatttttctttttgggttattattatttacatcattatataatatataagcttttaatttcaaaattttagtttttgaatatatttttagttttaccttAAGTTAAGGGATTTCACCcttagttcttgatttgttttccacTCACAATTCACAAACTGAAAGAGATTACTCTTTGATGTCTACATTGTAAATGTTGTTGATGGATCTCTTCGTACTTTAAGTTTAGTCACTTCAACCTTTGTCTCCATAATTTCATATAACTTATCTCTTTTTCTCATTCAATAACTGTAACTGCATCTTTTAGCAATACTTTCTTGTACTTTATTCATCAGTTTTCTGATTTTACCGGCCAAATTAGTCTACACAAACATTGCTTTTCTTCTATCTATTTCTTCAGGCTTTTGCCAAAAATCATATGGATTATGCAATGGATTCAGctgtaaatcatatatatacatggaaaACGATGGTGGTTAAAGGCTAAAGATCCTTTTCAGTGTTTAGATGCATGTGTTACTAATCATATTTCTATTTCCTTTTCAACAAAGTCATTTTCTCTTCGGTATTCTACACAAACCTCTGAGTATATTAATGGAAGTTTagaaagaaactatatataacacatgattttttttcaagaaaatagaTTTAAGAAACAATCAGAGgcaagaaaaacataaaacagcCACAACTAAGTTCAAAccagtaataaataaaataaaaatcgaatCCATTATATTGTTTACGACATGAAAGCAGCCACAATAAGTGACGATTATAGCATGTAACAATAGTCTTCCAAAATTGTAATATGCTAATGTGAATAACAAttcttaaaaacaaagaacccGAAAAGTCTGTACTTAAtcttttagaatatttttctttttatgaccCAATTTTCTTGCTAACTAGGTAAAATCCCACGCGTTGCGTAGGTTATATTAATATTAGGAGTATGATAGATTtgcaattttggttttttccccttttccattttctattaattgtaggtgtttttgtttttaataaattataatgttttttttgtttttcccattGCGTTATGGTTAATTATTTTCAGTGGTTGTTTTTTTCCACCCATAATGTTTTCCCACAATGTTATTTTCACCTTCTCTTGGTTGCTTTTATTGTGAGTTCTGAATGTTTATGACAAGTATTTTAGGCCTATATGTTGgacagttttttgttttaccgCTATTTTGGGCCCTTGTTTTGGCTTCGTTTGTTTATTTGGGGAACTAATACCTTTGTTAACCCAGTTCACGGTGGGTACCGCTATGTCTGGGGAGAGACTGTCCTCTCAATATCCACTATAATATTCTGGCAAATTCCTCCAGTGTGGTTAACACATTAATGTCTTCCCTACAGAATAGAGATACATCTATTGCTTAATGAATTTGAAGTTAGagaaatcatataataaaacctTGGGAGGACACTTTAGTTGAGACTTGATGTCTCTCcattctcatctctttcttaaGTTGTAGTTCACGTAATGGCTGACGATTATGTAGTAATGTATCCTCCATTTAGTGGGATATCTAGTTGGAGTGTACCCCCACAAGGAAAACAATTTACTGGTATATGTAGTGTGCCTATGAAATTGggtataaatatgaaaatgatgtgttaatatttaaataaattgaatataaGGATACTTTGGGTGTGCCCCAGAGGAAGGATACTTTCTTGGTGTGTTTAATTCCCTGTATTTGATGATCTTCATTTACCTATGTCTTGCATTTCTTGATATCATTTCATATCTTGTCTCACAAAGGTGGTCTGTTTTCTCTCTCACCTTCGCTGTTCGTTAAAGGtatgtaaataaactaatagagTCTGCATTTCAAATAAGAGTTAAGAGAAGAAGTTCATACCAGATACTCTCGCTGTCTATCCTCTCTTCAGcctttgttttcgttttttttcaatattctGTTCTCATTGAAACAGTTGGCGAAAGCTGACGAAGAAGTACGCATCTGTAGATTGTCTGaagatatattttcttcttttgtttcaaagAAGAATAGAGGACGATGAGAACCATGCATAAGAATACCTGCTGTCACCTACTGGCTTTGGTGTTGTTGAATACTTCTTTGTAtacaatgtttttaattgtATGTGTTGCCTCCTCCTCCATGTTTAGGACCTTCAGTCCTGCTTCTGATGTTACTCGGGATAGGGCCACATACAGTTGTCCATGACTGAAAACTGGTTTAGGCAAATATAAGCCCACTTGTTCCAAACTTTGCCCTTGACTTTTATTAATAGTCATTGCATAGCTCAAACGAAGAGGGAATTGGCgtctttttaatttgaatggCCACTTCTCATCAGGTGGAGACAGTATTATCCTTGGGATGACCACCTTGTTTCCAACTGCTATCCCAGTTAATATCTCTGCTTCAATGACTCTGGTCCCCAATCGTGTAACTATTAGCCTTGTTCCATTGCAAAGTCCTTCTTTCTGATTCAAGTTTCGTATGAGCATAATTGGAGAGCCTATTTTCAGTTCCAAACAATGATCTGGCATTCCTGAGATTTTGAGTGAGTTTAGAAATTCTGCTGGGTATAACAGCTCATCTGAGTCGGTTGAATCCCCATCCATCTCTATACTGTCGAAACTCAAATATGTTTTGGCGTCGCCTGGGATCTTGTTTTGGAGAAACATATTGAGTTCATGAGCAGTGTCATTCTTTGGAGTTAGAATCGCCCTCTTTGTTATGTATTCTCTGTCTAGGTACGAGTTCGTGAAATCCGTATATACATCAGCCGCTAATTGTGCAATCCGTTTGTCGCCGTTGTGTAACAGAAGTGCTCTATTTATTTTGATGTCGTCAACCTCGTCGTAGCTATTTCTATGTTGTTCTCTTTTTGGTGCTGTTCCATCCCCAACTTGAAGTATCCACTGAGCAAATTTGATCTCATCGACTTTTAGACGCATATTCTGGGTCAGGCTATAGAAGTTACATGAATCCCACAGGTATGATCTGTTTATTGTTGCTAAGACCGTGTCTTGCCGACTTCCTCCTGTTATAACGGGTAGGATTTGCCGGAAATCGCCACCAAGTAATACTGTCTTGCCTCCAAAGAGTTTATGCATTGCTTTGGGATCATCTTCTGCTAAAAGATCCCGCATTGATCTGTCTACCGCCTCAAACGCAAAACGATGCGTCATAGGTGCCTCATCCCAAATGATCAAATCTGTTTTCCTTAACAGCTCAGCAAGCATTGATCCTTTTCTGATATCACACATAGAATGCTCGTGGAGGTTTATTGGTATTTTGAATCTTGAGTGGGCTGTTCGGCCTCCTGGGAGAAGCAAAGCTGCAATGCCTGAGGATGCAACTGGCAATACCACCTTCTTCATAGCTCTTAACTTTGTTATTAATGTTGTGTATAAGTACGTCTTCCCAGTACCCCCTGGTCcattaaggaagaagaatctgCCGTCTCCATTTTCTAGGGAGTCCATCACTCCATCGAAGACCATTCTCTGTTCCTGATTCAAACTGCCAAATAAACGATCATGCTCTGTTTGTTGTTCGTCCTCGTCGTAACCTAGCTCTTCTATAAGATATGAATTATTAAGCtctttcatcatctctttgtcTGGCAATGGCATATCCGGGAAGTCTGCAAGTGTTTTGTCGTGTTGCTGCAGGATTTTCTCAATCTCTAGCAATGTGTAGTTCTTTAGTTGCTCCTCTCTGAGGTGAAGTTTAGGGAGCTTTAGTTTTTTCCCTTGCGTGTGCTCAATATCATCTCCCATATACCGCCAACAATGGTTCCACAAATTCAATGGGCTACTAACATAACTATAGATTAAGAGTGTCACAAAGAGACTACGCAGCTGGCATGGGAAACCCCACTGACGAGTTTCCTCTAATGCTTCTATCCATTCTTTATCTTCATCAAGCATACCCCTGGCCAAACACGCATCTTTGAAGTTCTCGTACACGATTCCATCTACTGTTAGAATGTCGTCATAACTTGTTGGTCCTATGACCACGCCTAGAAGCAGTCTCAAGTAGTACAACTCGCCTACTGTTGGATGAATGTTGACAATTCGGCCGATGGTGTAACCTTGCTTTCTTCTTGTCCACGTTTTTGGGGTTGTATTCCACACATACCATAGTGGGAATTGAGCATATGTTAATGTACGTGCGAAAGAGTCTGTTTTGTTCGTCTTCATCCACTCTGTGAACATTGTTCTGTCAATACCTGGGCATGAGATTACACTGTCAAGGCTTTGGTCTGCACTATATGTAACAGGTTGTTGGTCTCGTAAATGCAAGGAAAGGCGTAGTACGGCTGGCTGGCTGTAATGAATGTCAAAGGCAAAGATGCGCCACATCGCCTCACATGCTGATAGATATCGACATTCTTGATACTTTCTTATTTCGNNNNNNNNNNNNNNNNNNNNNNNNNNNNNNNNNNNNNNNNNNNNNNNNNNNNNNNNNNNNNNNNNNNNNNNNNNNNNNNNNNNNNNNNNNNNNNNNNNNNGATCCCAATGCTGTGTCGTGGAACCCTTTCTTAAAACTTGATTTGGGGTTAGTTTCTCACTTTAACTATCTCGGTGGCATTTTCTTCattgaagaggagaagaaagtcgcTGTAGTTATTGATTTTCACACATATGGATCAAGGACATGCTACGAGAGCGCAGCTTGCATTATTGGAGAGAATATGAACTACGTACGTAGAAAGAGGCTAGGCCTTGGAGAAGCTAGGAGTGACATACAAGGAGCTGTCAACTTCAGCGAATTTGCTTATTGTTGtagctcttatgttccaagtttggcACAGATCAACTAAATTATGCATGATTTACAAAGGAaattaagagaagaagagaaagcgaACCAACAACAAGCacaaataacaaagaagaagaccaacTCTGTTGATTAATTAATAgcttattttataattaatgataatgataaCCTATTTTCTTTCTTGCATCTCTTTTTCATTCGTTtctgtgatgtttttttttg
The Camelina sativa cultivar DH55 chromosome 15, Cs, whole genome shotgun sequence DNA segment above includes these coding regions:
- the LOC104748352 gene encoding putative F-box protein At3g20030, producing the protein MTTIADLPKELVENILSMVPITSLGAVRSTCKRWNALSKEKILCKAEQKHQFLGFMMKKYKLCSVRFDIEGEEFADPCIKELDCNGVLRDQEVEEALEVSNVFQCDGLVLCATRDHSKLVVWNPYLGQTRWIQPRNSSTPYHRLDRYAIGCDNNRKHKILRSSYDFERGGSFGYEIYDLSSNSWRVITTPDWHIDYFQRGASLKGNTYFLATQAILKPSESFGQTFPLPLDYYSDVDTGALSSLVGDQKLAFLFQGQNGTVVEIWVTTSMIPNAASVSWIPFLKIDMEPHYGFLFYVCPAGGSFFIDEEKKLAVVIDYDESELTRHEDSAYVIGDNGSYVPSLAQIN